One region of Fragaria vesca subsp. vesca linkage group LG4, FraVesHawaii_1.0, whole genome shotgun sequence genomic DNA includes:
- the LOC101303986 gene encoding casein kinase I isoform delta-like: MEHVIGGKFKLGRKIGSGSFGELYLGINVQTGEEVAVKLESVKTKHPQLHYESKLYMLLQGGTGVPHLKWFGVEGEYNVMVIDLLGPSLEDLFNYCNRKFSLKTVLMLADQLINRVEYMHSRGFLHRDIKPDNFLMGLGRKANQVYIIDYGLAKKYRDLQTHKHIPYRENKNLTGTARYASVNTHLGVEQSRRDDLESLGYVLMYFLRGSLPWQGLKAGTKKQKYDKISEKKMLTPIEGLCKSYPSEFTSYFHYCRSLRFEDKPDYSYLKRLFRDLFIREGYQFDYVFDWTILKYPQIGSSSRARTSAKPALSPGPSAERTERRSERDEFRERLSGAVEAFSRRNGSGQGDNSRLKSVEDAPSSKDVHHDSERTRSSSRNGSTSKRPVISSSRPSSSGEPSESRSSRLISSSGRLSTTQRTPGYESKVSYTRTSAARGGRDDALRSFELLSIGTGKRK, translated from the exons ATGGAGCATGTTATTGGAGGCAAGTTTAAGCTGGGGAGGAAGATCGGCAGTGGATCGTTCGGAGAGCTTTATTTGG GGATCAATGTGCAAACTGGGGAGGAGGTGGCTGTGAAGCTG GAATCTGTTAAGACAAAACACCCTCAGCTTCACTATGAGTCAAAGTTGTACATGCTTCTTCAAGGAGGAA CGGGTGTACCCCATCTCAAATGGTTCGGAGTTGAGGGTGAATATAATGTCATGGTTATTGACCTTCTTGGCCCAAGCCTAGAAGACTTGTTCAACTATTGCAACCGGAAGTTCTCTTTGAAGACGGTTTTAATGCTTGCAGATCAATTA ATAAATCGAGTGGAGTACATGCACTCGCGGGGATTTCTTCACCGTGACATAAAGCCTGACAACTTCTTAATGGGTCTTGGGCGTAAAGCTAATCAG GTATATATCATTGATTATGGCCTCGCGAAAAAGTATAGAGATCTTCAAACGCATAAGCACATACCATACAG GGAAAATAAGAATCTGACAGGAACAGCTCGCTATGCAAGTGTTAACACTCACCTTGGTGTTG AGCAAAGCAGGAGAGATGATCTGGAATCTCTGGGTTATGTGCTTATGTATTTTCTTAGGGGAAG CCTTCCCTGGCAGGGGTTGAAAGCAGGTACCAAAAAACAGAAATATGACAAGATCAGTGAAAAGAAGATGCTTACTCCAATTGAG GGTCTGTGTAAATCGTATCCATCAGAGTTCACTTCATATTTCCATTACTGCCGCTCATTACGCTTTGAAGATAAACCAGACTATTCATACCTGAAGAGACTTTTCCGAGATCTTTTTATTCGAGAAG GTTATCAATTTGACTATGTATTTGATTGGACAATACTGAAGTATCCACAAATTGGCTCCAGTTCTAGAGCAAGA ACAAGTGCAAAACCAGCTTTGAGTCCTGGACCATCTGCAGAAAGAACAGAAAGGCGTTCAG AGAGAGACGAGTTTCGAGAGAGACTCTCAGGTGCAGTTGAAGCATTTTCTAGAAGGAATGGTTCTGGGCAGGGTGACAACTCCAGACTTAAATCAGTTGAAGATGCGCCATCATCCAAAGATGTG CATCATGATTCAGAAAGAACCCGGAGTTCATCTAGAAATGGCAGCACCTCAAAGAGGCCTGTCATATCAAGCAGTAGGCCAAGCTCCTCTGGTGAGCCTAGCGAGAGCAGGTCAAGCCGGCTGATCTCGAGCAGTGGTCGCCTGTCAACCACCCAAAGGACACCTGGGTATGAATCGAAAGTGTCTTATACTCGTACTTCAGCTGCAAGAGGCGGTCGTGATGATGCACTTAGGAGCTTTGAGCTCCTTTCTATTGGTACGGGGAAGAGGAAATAA
- the LOC101295512 gene encoding uncharacterized protein LOC101295512 has protein sequence MSSARKTLIACRVCDSVFLSTKALINHLDSHLVDEEATARIRKQLQLSHLMSSQKSNPFSNPQIQPAPATAPLPVPPSPQIQPYFNHNKQFYPPVQVPPLPPVPYLQRNSFDILQNPNPNLYPNPYPNTKAYNSSPARDLNAGFGSGFGKHSSVPFSGQRTQRMAATEDSRDNSRPFLSLLDYPIPQMMNSNCGTMFLDHIKKQASQFLQERYKTARLAFTDVTPAELWAEEATNGEPCSPDAKTMTKLAAASFEMEDYWRIVDILHRKLYNVDWKEWRQSYKALVLLEFLLTHGPVDFAEEFQGDSEVIQELGSFKYIDDRGFDWGSCMQKKSDQILVLLRGGPTLREARYKALKLTNEIQGFGSSVSSPSCSSTPSSAYSETPRASSFSSFSTTSSIWSELSNELFKSHQQSPTKSEAMESYSPVGLRDRYDDHDRYENTSNFPATSKGREESHIWNCPPIEENSSLLESGEEDRDDDKYYEKDDGLISGICSKLVTLSPRRGNGPHSNIGFRSVSDVGMELRKKKLDRQSSFWY, from the exons ATGTCTAGCGCTAGAAAAACCTTAATCGCGTGTAGAGTGTGTGACAGTGTGTTCCTGAGCACCAAAGCCCTCATAAACCATTTAGATTCTCACTTGGTGGATGAGGAAGCTACTGCAAGAATCAGAAAACAACTTCAGTTAAGTCACCTCATGTCTTCTCAAAAATCTAATCCATTTTCGAACCCTCAGATCCAACCTGCTCCGGCTACTGCTCCTCTTCCTGTCCCTCCCTCACCACAAATCCAGCCTTATTTCAACCACAACAAGCAGTTCTACCCGCCAGTTCAAGTGCCACCACTCCCACCAGTGCCATATTTACAAAGAAACTCATTTGATATTCTACAAAATCCAAACCCAAACCTATATCCAAATCCATATCCTAATACAAAGGCTTATAATTCTTCACCGGCAAGAGATTTGAACGCAGGATTTGGATCTGGATTTGGGAAACACTCTTCGGTGCCATTTTCCGGACAAAGAACACAGCGTATGGCAGCAACGGAGGATTCTCGTGATAATTCAAGGCCGTTTCTGAGTCTCTTGGATTATCCTATTCCGCAAATGATGAACAGCAATT GTGGAACCATGTTCCTGGACCATATTAAGAAGCAGGCCTCTCAATTTTTGCAAGAGAGATACAAAACTGCTAGACTGGCATTCACTGATGTTACTCCTGCTGAACT GTGGGCTGAGGAGGCAACAAATGGTGAACCATGTAGCCCTGATGCTAAGACAATGACCAAATTAGCTGCTGCGTCCTTTGAGATGGAGGACTACTGGAGAATAGTTGACATCCTTCACAGAAA GTTATATAACGTAGATTGGAAAGAATGGAGGCAATCCTACAAAGCATTGGTGCTTCTAGAGTTTTTATTAACACACGGCCCTGTAGACTTTGCTGAGGAATTCCAAGGTGACAGTGAAGTCATCCAAGAGCTGGGATCGTTCAAGTACATTGATGACAGAGG ATTCGATTGGGGTTCTTGCATGCAAAAGAAATCGGACCAAATACTAGTCCTTCTCAGAGGGGGACCGACGCTGAGAGAGGCTCGTTACAAAGCTCTCAAATTAACAAATGAAATCCAAGGCTTTGGAAGTTCAGTGTCTTCTCCTTCATGCTCAAGCACTCCTTCCTCTGCTTACTCGGAAACACCGAGAGCTTCATCCTTTAGCTCATTTTCTACCACAAGTTCTATATGGAGCGAATTGAGCAACGAGCTTTTCAAGTCTCATCAACAATCCCCAACTAAATCAGAAGCCATGGAAAGCTATTCACCGGTTGGACTGCGAGACCGATATGATGATCATGATCGTTATGAGAACACTAGCAATTTCCCAGCAACAAGTAAAGGTAGGGAAGAATCACACATTTGGAACTGCCCTCCAATTGAAGAAAATAGTTCGTTACTTGAATCCGGGGAAGAAGATAGAGACGACGACAAATATTATGAGAAGGATGATGGCCTTATAAGTGGAATTTGCTCAAAGCTGGTTACCCTTAGTCCTAGAAGAGGAAATGGACCTCATAGTAATATTGGATTTAGGAGTGTTTCTGATGTTGGGATGGAGCTGAGGAAGAAAAAGCTTGATCGCCAATCTTCATTTTGGTATTGA